Within the Seriola aureovittata isolate HTS-2021-v1 ecotype China chromosome 24, ASM2101889v1, whole genome shotgun sequence genome, the region TCAGTCcctgctaacacacacactgtctggaATCTTAAGTGAGTCCTCTTCTCTCTACCCAGCTGATCCAGAAGGGCACCAAACTGGTCCTGGAGCAAGTGGTGACCTCCATCGCCTCAGTGGCCGACACAGCCGAGGAGAAGTTTGTGCCATATTACGACCTGTTCATGTCTTCGCTCAAGCACATTGTAGAAAACGCAGTGCAGAAGGAGCTGCGGCTGCTTCGCGGCAAGACCATAGAGTGCATCAGCCTCATCGGCCTGGCTGTTGGCAAGGAGAAGGTACGTCTGTGTAGCATGTGATCAAACTGTCCACTGAGATCTTCCCATTAAAGGATCTTTGCATGACCCATCCCTTTCTTTGTTCTGCCCCTAGTTCATGCCAGACGCCTCCGCCGTCATGCAGCTGCTCCTCAAAACCCAGACAGACTTCAATGACCTGGAAGATGACGATCCTCAGGTAGGATGACTTGGACGACCTTTGACCTATccacttttctttatttctatttctgtgcAGTGAACTTGTCACGATTTTTTGTTTGCGTGGTTTAGATCTCATACATGATCTCAGCCTGGGCCAGGATGTGCAAGATCCTGGGGAAGGAGTTCCAGCAGTATCTGCCTGTGGTGATGGGCCCACTGATGAAGACGGCCTCCATCAAGCCTGAGGTGGCCCTCCTCGACAGTAAGCAACACTTTCAGCTGTGCACTGTGGACACCCAACTTGTCTGCAGATAATTTAAAAGGGAGCTCAGACGTTCAccagatgaggatgaggagactCGCTTCACTTTGTCCCCTTTGTCTTCCTGCTGTTTTACACCTCTACTTTTGTTGCCACAgacattttaacacttttaacAAGATGAAAGACGCAGTacttgaaaatgtgtttctgtgttgtagCCCAGGACATGGAGAACATATCAGAGGATGACGGCTGGGAGTTTGTGAACCTGGGAGACCAGCAGAGTTTTGGCATCAAGACGGCTGGCCTGGAGGAGAAGGCCACTGCCTGCCAGATGCTGGTGAGTAGAAGAGCACAGACGTATGTATGATTCTGTAAAACTAGGATCCTGAGGGGAGCCTGAAGCAGATACGGTAAAGCACCAGATGGGAGCACTGATGTAAATCCATTGTTTATCTTTACCTGTATCTAGATAGCGATGTTGTTGACAGTGTTCAGCCCTGCTAGTAAAATGATCTGTGGTGTTTTCCAGGTGTGTTATGCCAAAGAGCTGAAGGAGGGTTTTGTGGAGTACACGGAGCAGGTGGTGAAGCTGATGGTTCCTCTTCTCAAGTTCTACTTCCATGATGATATCCTTTCCTTATAGTCAGCAAACAACAGTACGATTGATGGCCAAAACTGACAAGGGATTCCAGTCTAAcatctaaaatatattttattactttgttGATTGATTAAATGAATTGTTCATCAGAACACCAGACTTGTTTTTGGCATTTCCTTAACTGTCTCACGTGTCAGGGTGGCAGCAGCTGAGTCCATGCCCCTGCTGCTGGAGTGTGCAAGGGTGCGAGGACCAGAGTACCTCACCCAGATGTGGCACTTCATGTGCGACGCTCTCATCAAGGCCATCGGCACCGAGCCAGACTCGGATGTCCTCTCAGAAATCATGCACTCTTTTGCCAAGGTAACTTCAGCACTATTACAAGCCTTTAGTGCCTTTTTGAAATTTATTTGAACGTTTTCAAAAGACGAAGTAACCATGTCCATTTTCTGATCGGACTGATGggagtttgttttctgttagtGTATTGAGTTGATGGGTGACGGGTGTCTGAACAACGAGCATTTTGAGGAGCTGGGTGGCATCCTAAAAGGAAAACTGGAGGAGCATTTCAAGAACCAGGAGCTCAGACAGGGTGAGGCTTCAtcacaaccacaaaaacaatgaaatgcaaATCAATTTGTCAACATCGTCTtcctttttatctgtttgtccCTTTTATGAATTGGTAATGCCGTATAATCCTCACATGAACACTTTGTGTCCTTCACAGCCAAGAGACAGGATGAAGACTATGATGAGCAGGTGGAGGAAACATTACAAGACGaggtaaatattttcattttagtaaAGGACAAACCTGGAGGTcgttttgtttaataaatgcCACTTAAGATCCAATCTTGAGCTAATGATGATGTAAGACAGTAACGTCcctcatttgttttcctcttgtcACCTTCAGGATGAGAATGATGTGTACATCCTGACCAAAGTGTCAGACATCCTGCACTCAGTGTTCAGTAGTTACAAGGAGAAGGTGCTGCCTTGGTttgaacagctgctgcagctcatcgTCCAGCTAATAGTAAGTAACTGTTCCTCATCAGCAACCAATGAATGAATCTGTCAGTGGCCACTTCACAGAAAGCTGAgagtatttattcatttcaatagTATTTCAGGCTTCAGGTTGAGGGGTTGTTGGACTATCATGTGACGCATCATATACTGAGTGAGATCAACAGTAGCTAATTTGGACTGCCCTGCTTGTGTCTAGTGTCCCAACAGGCCGTGGGCGGACAGACAGTGGGGTCTGTGTATCTTTGACGATGTGGTGGAGCACTGCAGCCCCTCCTCCTTCAAATACGCAGAGTATTTCTTGCGGCCGATGTTGCAGTCACTGTGTGACACGAGCCCTGAGGTTCGGCAGGCAGCCGCCTATGGTGTCGGTGTCATGGCTCAGTATGGAGGAGAAAACTACCGCCCATTCTGTACAGGTACAACCTGGCACTGGTCTTCACCTGTGATGATGTCAGGCAGGTTATTGCTTTTAGCTGATAACtcaatgatgtttttgtctgtttccttgGTCCAGAGGCCATCCCCCTGCTGGTCAGAGTCATCCAGGCAGCCGACTCGCGCTCCAAGGAAAACGTCAACGCCACAGAGAACTGCATTTCTGCTGTTGGAAAGGTTATGAGGTTTCGGCCAGAGTGCGTTAATGTCAATGAGATCCTTCCTCATTGGCTCAGCTGGCTACCGCTCAACGAGGACAAAGAGGAGGCCGTCCACacatttgattttctgtgtgacCTCATTGAGAGGTAACCCCCAaacttttctgcattaattgtGTTGGAAATTGTGGTGTTCTCTCCTGCTGACTATTATCTTCTCTCCACAGCAACAACCCGATTGTCCTGGGGCCAGACAACTCCAACCTTCCCAAAATCTTCCTCATCATCGCAGACGGAGTTGCAAATGAATCAGTCAAGAGTGAAGACGCCTGCAGCAAACGGCTCGCAAATGTCATCCGTCAAGTACAGGTGAGTCATCACTTTGTCACAGTGCCAGGAAACTTCATCTGGGTTTGGATAAATAACTGAATGAATCCATTAGTAAGATAgcctaaaatatgttttagctGCAGTCACACCAGATCTTTTTGTTGTACCTCCAGGTGTCGGCAGGATTATGGACACAGTGTGTATCGACACTGAACGAGACGCAGCAGAAAGCCATACAGGACCTACTGAACACTGCCTGAGCCTGAACCCCCGTCACCTCCCCGCTCTTTAAAAAGCCCATGAAGAAAAGTCGAGCTCCTGGATCTCCTCCATAcactccctcttcttcctcctgctctgatcTGTAGTGTGTATGGACGCCGGCTTCACCCCCATCACCACCCCCACCCTACTATTATATAACTCCACCTACATTCAGCCGACTGGGGGAGCAGGTTGGATATTTATGACAATGGAGGACATTGGCCATCCACCCAAAGACTTTCACCCTCTATCCAAGGAAGTGGGAACGAGAATGTCTCCATCATCCCCGTCTTATCACAGTTACATGTCTTCTATCTGGACGTTTTGTTTCCAACCATTCCCTGATGTTTGACTTGACGTGCCCAGAGGGACTCATTCTCCACGTAGCCCAACACAAACCCATTGGACAGTCAGGCTCAGAGGGGCCATAGTGGGGGGAAATGGGGACAGGACATTCTAGTGGACTGAGCAATTGAAATGAGGTGAAAATGCACACTGGGCAATCACTGCCTGTCtcctgtgaattttttttttttttctttttgtatttttcttttatttcttttttcgtTCCGTGTTCCCAGTGTTACCTGGGGGGCAAACGGCCTCTGTCTGCCACAGCTTCAGAGGGTATGTTCCAAAAGTAACGGCATGTTTAAGTGGCTAACTCTAGAAAATATAAATAGTTAGGAAATTTACATCATCGTTGTCTGGGAAGAGTTGACAttgattttagcatttttccTCCATAGCCTTTCAGACAGCTGTTCacaggaagatgaagaagatgaaggtgaAATGTTTAACGGTTCTCAGCCCCTTTTTAGGTCGCAGGGTAAGGGCAAGGGGCTCTCAGAGAAGAAGTGCAGAAATCTGTAGTTGGTCACAACCACAAAGGGTGTGACAAGTTGGAGGAACATGAATTGTAGACTATTCGTAAAATGCGTGCTACCATACTCTAAAACTTTATGGTTTTCGACCCTTTGCAGTCCTGCAGGTATGTAATGGAATTcagaaaatacaacaataaaattcCATTTGAGAATTGTGGGAAATGagttctgatttatttatttatttatttatttacccaAAGTAATAGTCAGGTTgtttttgggaaatacattcaCTTTCTCAGGAGAGTTGGATTAGACCATTGCCTCTTATGGAGCAGTGATTCCTGGAGGTTCTGCTGGTTGCCCGGTGACCTCCATGGCAACAGGACACTTAGTGACTGGacagttaaatttttttttctacagactGAATAAACATGAGATCTTTACTGGGTGAGCTTTAGCGGTGCAGGAAGGTGAATTTAAAATAGATTTGGAATGGGCCCATCTATGTTAAGCTAATGGCCTGGTAAAATAACTTCTGACCCATATGTTAAGATGTTGGTCTCAAATTTGATAGTGACAATAGGGAATACTTTTCAAAGGGGGAAACAGATTTGCACACACCTGCTGCATATCAtgaatgtatttcccaaaaggCTATACAGAGTTGAAAGTAACGAG harbors:
- the kpnb3 gene encoding importin-5, which produces MAEQQQFYLLLGNLMSPDNNVRKQAEETYDTIPGQNKITFLLQAVRDASAAEEVKQMAAVLLRRLLSSSFEEIYPGLTVEMQTAIKTELLTSIQQETSPNIRKKVCDIAAELSRNLIDDDGNNQWPEVLKFLFDSVNSDNVGLREAALHIFWNFPGIFGNQQQHYMEVIKRMLVQCMQDQANPHIRTLAARAAASFVLSNESNTALLKHFADLLPGILQAVNESCYQGDDSVLKSLVEIADTAPKYLRPNLEATLQLCLKLCADTNLTNMQRQLALEVIVTLSETAAAMLRKHTAIVAQSVPQMLTMMVDLEDDDEWAMADELEDDDFDSNAVAGESALDRIACGLGGKIILPMIKQHIMQMLQNPDWKYRHAGLMALSAIGEGCHQQMEAILQEIVSFVLLFCSDPHPRVRYAACNAIGQMATDFAPTFQKKFHDKVISALLQTMEDQSNPRVQAHAAAALINFTEDCPKSLLIPYLDSLVQHLHVIMVAKLQELIQKGTKLVLEQVVTSIASVADTAEEKFVPYYDLFMSSLKHIVENAVQKELRLLRGKTIECISLIGLAVGKEKFMPDASAVMQLLLKTQTDFNDLEDDDPQISYMISAWARMCKILGKEFQQYLPVVMGPLMKTASIKPEVALLDTQDMENISEDDGWEFVNLGDQQSFGIKTAGLEEKATACQMLVCYAKELKEGFVEYTEQVVKLMVPLLKFYFHDGVRVAAAESMPLLLECARVRGPEYLTQMWHFMCDALIKAIGTEPDSDVLSEIMHSFAKCIELMGDGCLNNEHFEELGGILKGKLEEHFKNQELRQAKRQDEDYDEQVEETLQDEDENDVYILTKVSDILHSVFSSYKEKVLPWFEQLLQLIVQLICPNRPWADRQWGLCIFDDVVEHCSPSSFKYAEYFLRPMLQSLCDTSPEVRQAAAYGVGVMAQYGGENYRPFCTEAIPLLVRVIQAADSRSKENVNATENCISAVGKVMRFRPECVNVNEILPHWLSWLPLNEDKEEAVHTFDFLCDLIESNNPIVLGPDNSNLPKIFLIIADGVANESVKSEDACSKRLANVIRQVQVSAGLWTQCVSTLNETQQKAIQDLLNTA